A single window of Microplitis demolitor isolate Queensland-Clemson2020A chromosome 7, iyMicDemo2.1a, whole genome shotgun sequence DNA harbors:
- the LOC103574171 gene encoding histone-lysine N-methyltransferase trithorax, translating to MGRSKFPGKPPKTVTRKRIKVLGRPETTQSDSVTVAENIYYGLSLFNETFGDNEKERRPFHGFSSKEAKLSVSYIKTTKQDTDNDKKVNKQLNSNDKIKTNESSTENLLLKPLENDNNQLKNNDHNNSNLSESTSNNNIVKETVNVNKNINNDDEKKLKSGNKSKVGKGVVKFKRVVRTPILKAVNNILDRHQRTRQLRNSTAKRLLQRAKYNISSNNRNITIQSSDKSNAIKKFVLPMRSAHSSRVIKPNKRFIEELEQSPSNDNDDGKQSKKAKASNKNNRNVKSKLKQYKNNSNSSKSLKNYKSVKGKEDTRFKRNGSQVKKSGLMSKTKVKHKINDNINSTSINKSSESSSNESLLLKVLPNLNTPNVESSRVKTRLRIPSETAIDSDNLLSVNNENSIRDNKKIDFINSIISSSSSSSDDNNDCMEDTVSNYDIASENPLDAFESDSSLSESTSESNHNSEDEQSEWTGMKLDGGKVILRKARLKLENKNPGGTEGPFSVTNIQHQHHHQQHHQHSHSSSNNISNNNSNNNGSINSSLTGTVKCGVCGAVRFYRFVKQARKFGIYSCESCRKFISKIIKHQACAKSTNTSLPVLQCHKGDGLCLVPPVVRSQQWNLMRCAYKARCPACWLKMCLKCYNIPTSIKAGLNTLLPPLLRDPLMSLGSINQDSNEVICGQKNVSTKINWPAEDSLEKNLFKSAISWTGIQERKVGYQSGQGLLTNKFNKVDYPISMSLSKKRKKDTRIKIRKKIKSPLVLSPPSACSSPTVGQSTQSLRQRVDLKGPRVKHVCRSASVALGQPIATFPSADEKDESDVSSKSLVSAKIKDEEKRPDTREKVSKSNRENNANSTNNSIVQMSYVKKNKIQSNNLVSSNHSVRALAKLTKNKIHEISIDFWEQYDPTEVGAKGFALIASEIFPIPAICFLCGSAGKESLIHCQCCCEPYHAFCLEPSEWNACVQPDWCCPRCTICQTCSLRTGPKLSCIRCRQSFHHSCLSKSGVNARLYSPDRPYICQNCVKCKSCGSEGVNVYVGNLPLCSMCFKLRQRGNYCPLCQRCYNENDFNTKMMECNECSCWVHAQCEGLSDEFYQVLSYLPDSIEFTCSQCSPNQNSTSWRSAIDKELKSGFVAVLKSLSKNRKVCNALNWSPRKECLCKPIVSVRKLLDFSDADNNTSKLNNYKELTVTDNNESEDNNYDKYSNNGDNKIDPLSRFDFEVDEQQQQQQEVPRRGLRKLKQKFHLKECSVRVKNCIVKDGNDSSSNSESNNHQSLNTNYNSSTTRECMCLDENILMKPSPSLMSVKRKVNNNEYQSLFQFHCDMDHVVNRAGKQDLTILYHRSLQEIFPWFDPNQAKVNSYDDELSSSSTDIDGDGDSSVSKLNDSILETWKEEVVKASKAITMRTGNIYSEVQLEDTRLCALCKATGDGKENREGRLLYCGQNEWVHANCALWSNEVFEEIDGSLQNVHSAISRGRMIRCGECGKKGASVGCCAKNCGNTFHYPCARNAGLGLNDDKTIYCSLHLSNCINKNQNDEDNFSLKRLVYVEIERKKKKFVEPDKVKVMIGSLMVDCLGTIVPEFSDTADKLIPTNYKCSRLYWSTKNPMKIVRYYIRTYIKTCTTDINLDLDHNVTIDHSKEQEAEERQKIDNLIVKQTLDSLIDSVYNREMDDNLAEQNNTDLLPPEITDVIFKDLPHDLLDGISMQDIFPKMSYEDFLAMDLRNDGIFGNDILKDEMLSSDVDDEMIKLSGDNKLTKDSPCISDIAEQNDIWLHLEAKSSVQEFMDDLLNSKSQKFGGKELKRSKSEVIGGNALVVGNQRRHHQRSCSLTWSCKLDGTYGPTVKRRKLSRPSTAITGEVNSFVVDSAEKNSMFHELRIPESIMVTVGRTTSPTINESVREFKYCIEDPGINRRMMPTREDNKDHKRLLWHTRQQPLMLQVDGPADPSSASECSSPEYDVEEKLNSDGYKIIVNEQDNLSDTDSEESLKIPQLDGADDISSDDESHSNPMDTIIYVPHTIEDGPVTCKRCQCTYRTHDSYNRHLSNCDIVTTSDSDSETIDHKCGPSSSTFFDDSFSPQFVTLSSPSQGRTLSTDYPDIQATSPLEASVPSPHTGLQIEPIAQALITPQIHSHETVETLHQTVLTSNEVIVQTQYTRTTTTLPNSSATVLPQDSSIKIIEITDSPTHEQTSPSITLSANDSNHHQAVVSPYVSQTIQSVDTPVVIRDIDETHINQQQQNHTIICNNKVLKPKPRVVKAKTKMIKPQYVKNTISQQHHLEPIRYQTIHQNTSPMVHLQQAPRAAAPTVILQQVPSSGIMSAYVDTLQQQSDQNLQYITTIGGQEAAYKPQFISTNQLVPGAYIHAASDNLLALSNGGISVLPSVQIGQPQPTVLGTIIQQQPNAIQCGVISSEQLVLSSTPTLEMFTDSTGSMFVSSQPMYYGLETIVSNTVMSSSQFVAGAVPQVLASSYQTTTQVFQASKLMEPIVDVQTIPSVSTVQAVQGISSVPVQTVPAQNQNVPTVQSIQSIPTVPNIHGSYVVMNPQATDNSIPTALNNHTSVNITPAPSTDQNFDGLSSSIISTEPVTAKLRLQEPEIVNSVAPYIDMSSRSMSTAVSVSVSAPVAAPAPRAIQNHQSIPRIAVRPSPVSQQAVTQPNYSQWKFISEPIYNVEQHTVSSSTRPYLDSKHVSENTSMIKSSLSSKVSPLSNHCVTQRDIIKKLNSCDVINNVNDIYVNGLSSNYASSITSTQTGLNINNISNNTSNNYNKIITSVAPTRPMNRVLPMQAVVPKPETIKPDISDIEEPTKEIKFTIESEPIESLDKSTIDLTDTLDKNFADKFFSDKPLIADDNLIDDEILFNDKLYDDKKCEEIIDSKIIEEKLIEDKNIIEDVKVFEGKNEQKIIIDDNDDNDDDDDDDTDDEYDEKEESDSEEKVKVDDDHRDKLKNASLKIVLQKQLQDGSYKITHNIKTKTPTSTTTAAPVPAPAPAPAAVAVATKNPPKITSVEILPSKQTPHIGSLQLLPIKKFTLKANKVEEIPRIIIDSNKEKDSITNLSKPKLSATSVKTSRFLSKSKVDPLTNNIINNNNTINNLSTPKKNEPKLMYEIKSQDGFTHTASSMSEVWDSVFQAVQAARKTHNLPPLTHNPLTENLGLDNNATVYLVEQLAGVNRCTKYKPRYHNLKPPKSFDSDILSGSEYGSARAEPFKDRKVHDMFSWLASRHRKQPKILAVSEMDVRRAASTNLPMAMRFRMLKETSKESVGVYHSHIHGRGLFCLRDIEAGEMVIEYAGEVIRASLTDKREKYYDSKHIGCYMFKIDDHLVVDATMKGNAARFINHSCEPNCYSKVVDILGKKHILIFALRRITQGEELTYDYKFPFEEIKIPCTCGSRKCRKYLN from the exons gaaCGTCGTCCATTCCATGGTTTTAGCAGTAAAGAAGCTAAATTATCagtatcatatataaaaacaacaaaGCAAGATACCGATAATgacaaaaaagtaaataaacaattaaattcaaatgataaaataaaaacaaacgaATCATcaacagaaaatttattattaaaaccattggaaaatgataataatcaattaaaaaacaacgatcacaataatagtaatttatcGGAAAGtacaagtaataataatattgttaaagaaacggtaaatgttaataaaaatattaataatgatgatgaaaaaaaattaaagagtggcaataaatcaaaagttGGTAAAGGggttgttaaatttaaacgtGTTGTACGTACACCGATACTGAAAGCCGTTAATAATATATTGGATCGTCATCAACGCACACGACAGCTCCGTAATAGTACAGCAAAACGTTTACTACAAAGGGCTAAGTACAACATTTCGTCGAATAATCGTAACATTACAATTCAGTCTAGTGATAAATCTAatgctattaaaaaattcgtcCTTCCAATGCGCAGTGCACATTCATCGCGTGTTATCAAGCcaaataaaagatttattgaGGAATTAGAACAGAGTCCTAGCAATGATAATGACGATGGCAAACAGTCGAAGAAAGCCAAGGcgtcgaataaaaataatcgtaatGTTAAATCTAAATTGAagcaatataaaaataattcaaactcatcgaaatcattaaaaaattataaatctgtGAAAGGTAAGGAAGACACTAGATTTAAAAGAAATGGAAGTCAGGTAAAAAAATCGGGTTTAATGAgtaaaacaaaagtaaaacataaaataaatgataatattaattcgacatcaataaataaatcatcagAATCAAGTTCTAATgaatcattacttttaaaagTTCTTCCTAATTTGAATACTCCAAATGTTGAGTCTTCCAGAGTTAAAACACGATTGAGGATACCCAGTGAAACTGCTATTGattctgataatttattatcagtaaataatgaaaatagtatacgagataataaaaaaattgatttcattaattcaattatttcatcaTCATCCTCATCTTCTGATGACAACAATGATTGTATGGAGGATACTGTTAGTAATTATGATATTGCCAGTGAAAATCCACTTGATGCATTTGAATCTGACAGTTCATTATCAGAAAGTACAAGTGAGAGTAATCACAACAGTGAAGATGAACAGTCCGAGTGGACGGGTATGAAATTAGACGGTGGCAAAGTGATATTACGTAAAGCGAGATTAAAGCTTGAGAATAAAAATCCAGGAGGTACTGAAGGTCCATTTTCAGTTACAAATATCCAACATCAGCACCATCATCAGCAACATCACCAACATAGTcatagtagtagtaataatattagtaataataatagtaataacaatGGAAGtattaattcaagtttaaCTGGTACAGTTAAATGTGGAGTATGTGGTGCAGTACGTTTTTATCGTTTTGTTAAGCAAGCACGTAAATTTGGTATCTACAGTTGTGAATCGTGTCGTAAATTTATCAGTAAGATAATAAAGCATCAAGCTTGCGCTAAGTCTACCAATACGTCACTTCCTGTATTGCAGTGTCACAAAGGTGATGGTCTGTGTTTAGTGCCTCCAGTTGTACGCAGTCAACAGTGGAATTTAATGAGATGTGCTTATAAAGCGCGTTGTCCAGCTTGTTGGCTTAAAATGTGTCTGAAATGCTACAATATACCTACGTCTATTAAAGCAGGATTGAATACTTTACTTCCGCCTTTACTCAGAGATCCTTTGATGTCATTGGGGTCCATTAATCAGGACAGCAATGAAGTAATTTGTggtcaaaaaaatgtttcaactaaaataaattggcCAGCTGAAGAcagtttggaaaaaaatctaTTCAAGTCAGCAATAAGTTGGACAGGAATACAGGAGAGGAAGGTTGGGTATCAAAGTGGTCAAGGATtattgacaaataaatttaacaaagtTGATTATCCGATATCTATGtcattgagtaaaaaaagaaaaaaagatacGAGGATAAAGATacgtaagaaaataaaaagtccACTTGTATTGTCACCCCCGTCAGCCTGCTCGTCGCCTACTGTCGGCCAGTCTACTCAGTCACTTCGACAGAGGGTTGATCTCAAAGGCCCACGGGTTAAACATGTCTGCCGTAGTGCTAGTGTTGCACTTGGTCAGCCAATAGCGACTTTTCCTTCAGCAGATGAAAAAGATGAGTCTGATGTCAGTAGCAAGAGTCTGGTGAGCGCTAAAATTAAGGACGAAGAAAAAAGGCCAGATACCAGGGAAAAAGTATCGAAAAGTAATCGAGAAAATAATGCCAATTCGACAAATAATAGTATCGTACAAATGTcttatgtcaaaaaaaataaaatccaatcAAATAATTTGGTGTCGAGTAATCACAGCGTACGTGCACTTGCTAagttgacaaaaaataaaattcatgaaatatCTATCGATTTTTGGGAGCAGTATGACCCAACGGAAGTTGGTGCTAAAGGTTTTGCTCTGATAGCATCGGAAATTTTTCCTATTCCAGCTATTTGTTTTCTTTGCGGTAGTGCTGGAAAAGAATCt tTAATTCACTGTCAGTGTTGTTGCGAACCCTACCATGCATTCTGTCTTGAACCCAGCGAGTGGAATGCCTGCGTCCAACCAGACTGGTGCTGTCCACGCTGTACAATCTGTCAAACATGCTCTCTAAGAACCGGGCCAAAATTATCGTGTATACGTTGCCGCCAATCTTTTCATCATTCGTGTCTATCAAAGTCGGGTGTCAATGCCAGACTGTACAGCCCAGATCGGCCTTATATCTGTCAAAATTGCGTTAAATGTAAAAGCTGCGGTAGCGAAGGTGTCAATGTTTACGTTGGTAATTTACCTCTATGTTCAATGTGTTTTAAATTACGTCAACGCGGGAATTATTGTCCGCTATGTCAGCGTTGTTACAACGAAAATGATTTCAATACTAAAATGATGGAATGTAACGAGTGTTCATGTTGGGTCCATGCCCAGTGTGAAGGTTTGTCCGATGAATTTTATCAAGTACTAAGTTATTTACCAGATTCAATTGAATTTACATGCAGTCAATGTTCACCAAATCAAAATTCAACCTCATGGCGCAGTGCCATtgacaaagaattaaaatctGGTTTTGTTGCTGTGCTAAAATCATTGAGTAAAAATCGTAAGGTCTGTAATGCCCTCAATTGGAGTCCAAGAAAAGAGTGCCTGTGTAAGCCAATTGTCAgtgtaagaaaattattagatttttctGACGCTGATAATAACACTAGTAagcttaataattataaagaattaacAGTAACTGATAATAATGAGTCTgaagataataattatgataaatattcaaacaatggtgataataaaattgatccTCTAAGTCGGtttgattttgaagttgacgaacaacagcaacagcaacaagaAGTTCCACGCAGAGGTTTAAGAAAACTCAAACAGAAATTCCATCTTAAAGAATGCTCTGTACGggttaaaaattgtattgtcAAAGATGGTAATGATTCTAGTAGCAATAGTGAGTCTAATAATCATCAGTCATTAAATACAAACTATAATTCAAGTACGACACGTGAGTGTATGTGTTtagatgaaaatattttaatgaaaccaTCGCCAAGTCTTATGTCCGTAAAACGTAAAGTAAATAACAACGAATATCAATctctttttcaatttcactGTGATATGGACCATGTTGTTAATAGAGCTGGTAAACAAGATCTCACAATACTTTATCATAGATCTCTACAGGAAATATTTCCATGGTTTGATCCCAATCAAGCTAAAGTTAATTCTTATGACGATGAATTGTCATCTTCTTCAACTGACATTGATGGTGATGGTGATTCATCGGtatctaaattaaatgattctATTTTAGAAACGTGGAAAGAGGAAGTTGTCAAAGCATCAAAAGCTATCACTATGAGAACGGGAAATATTTACAGTGAAGTTCAGTTGGAAGACACGAGACTCTGTGCTCTTTGCAAAGCTACAGGAGATGGTAAAGAAAATCGTGAAGGCCGACTGCTGTATTGTGGACAGAATGAATGGGTCCATGCTAATTGCGCTCTCTGGTCTAATGAAGTATTTGAGGAGATTGACGGGTCATTGCAAAATGTCCACAGCGCTATTTCACGTGGACGTATGATCAGATGCGGCGAGTGCGGCAAAAAAGGTGCAAGTGTTGGCTGCTGTGCTAAAAATTGCGGCAATACGTTTCATTATCCATGTGCAAGAAATGCTGGGCTGGGATTAAATGATGACAAGACAATTTATTGCTCATTACATTTATCAAATTgtattaacaaaaatcaaaatgatgaagataattttagtttaaagaGGCTTGTTTACGTTGAGATTGagagaaagaagaaaaaattcgTTGAACCTGATAAAGTTAAAGTGATGATTGGCTCTCTTATGGTCGACTGTTTGGGTACGATCGTTCCTGAATTTTCCGATACTGCAGACAAATTAATACCCACTAATTACAAGTGCTCGAGGCTCTATTGGTCCACTAAAAACCCTATGAAAATCGTCAGGTATTatatacgtacatatataaaaacatgtACGACAGATATTAATTTAGACTTGGATCACAATGTGACGATAGATCATTCGAAAGAACAAGAGGCTGAAGAACGtcaaaaaatagataatttaatagtCAAGCAAACACTTGATTCATTAATTGATTCTGTTTATAATCGTGAGATGGATGACAATCTTGCTGAACAAAATAATACTGATCTATTGCCACCGGAAATAACagatgtaatttttaaagatttgcCCCACGATCTCTTGGATGGAATCTCAATGCAAGATATTTTTCCTAAGATGTCTTATGAAGATTTTTTAGCAATGGATCTAAGAAATGATGGTATATTTGGTAACGATATACTTAAAGATGAAATGTTGTCTTCAGATGTTGATGATGAGATGATTAAATTGTCtggtgataataaattaaccaaAGATTCTCCCTGTATCTCAGATATAGCTGAGCAAAATGACATATGGTTACATCTTGAAGCTAAAAGCAGCGTTCAAGAATTTATggatgatttattaaattctaaatcacaaaaatttgGTGGTAAAGAATTAAAACGTTCTAAATCAGAAGTTATTGGTGGTAATGCATTGGTAGTTGGTAATCAAAGACGACATCATCAGAGATCTTGTAGTTTAACTTGGAGTTGTAAATTAGATGGTACTTATGGACCAACAGTTAAACGAAGAAAATTATCACGACCATCAACAGCAATAACCGGTGAAGTTAACAGTTTTGTCGTTGATTCTgccgaaaaaaattcaatgtttcATGAATTACGTATACCTGAAAGTATTATGGTTACTGTCGGGCGAACGACATCTCCTACAATAAACGAATCAGTaagagaatttaaatattgcattGAAGATCCAGGAATAAATCGACGTATGATGCCTACAAGAGAAGACAACAAAGATCACAAACGCCTGCTTTGGCACACAAGACAACAACCGCTAATGCTTCAAGTTGACGGCCCAGCAGATCCAAGTAGTGCAAGTGAATGCAGTTCCCCAGAGTATGacgttgaagaaaaattaaattccgacggttataaaataattgtcaatgAACAAGACAATTTATCGGACACTGATTCCGAGGAGAGTCTTAAAATACCACAGCTGGATGGCGCAGATGACATTTCAAGTGATGACGAGAGTCACAGCAATCCAATGGATACCATAATATATGTTCCTCATACTATTGAAGATGGTCCAGTAACTTGTAAACGTTGTCAGTGCACTTACCGAACCCATGACAGCTACAACAGGCACTTGTCTAACTGTGATATTGTAACGACAAGTGACAGCGACTCGGAGACGATTGATCACAAATGCGGGCCTTCATCGTCCACCTTTTTTGATGATTCATTTTCGCCGCAATTTGTCACACTGTCATCACCATCACAAGGCCGCACATTGTCAACAGATTATCCAGATATACAGGCAACCTCACCACTTGAAGCTTCAGTACCGTCACCACACACTGGTCTGCAAATAGAACCAATAGCCCAGGCTCTAATTACACCACAAATTCACAGTCATGAGACAGTGGAGACTCTTCATCAGACAGTATTGACATCTAATGAAGTTATAGTTCAAACTCAGTATACAAGAACAACTACAACATTACCCAATTCATCAGCAACAGTATTACCTCAGGATAgcagtataaaaataattgaaataacagATTCGCCGACACATGAACAGACATCACCAAGTATTACATTGTCGGCAAATGATAGTAATCATCATCAAGCTGTTGTCAGTCCTTATGTATCACAGACTATTCAATCTGTTGATACTCCGGTGGTAATTAGAGATATTGACGAAACTCATATCAATCAACAACAGCAAAATCATACAATTATCTGTAATAACAAAGTATTAAAACCAAAACCGCGAGTTGTTAaagctaaaacaaaaatgataaaacctcagtatgttaaaaatacaataagtCAGCAGCATCATCTTGAGCCGATACGTTATCAGACAATTCATCAAAATACATCGCCGATGGTTCATTTACAGCAGGCACCAAGAGCCGCAGCACCAACAGTTATTCTCCAGCAAGTACCGTCTTCAGGAATAATGTCAGCTTATGTTGATACACTTCAGCAACAGTCtgatcaaaatttacaatacatCACAACAATTGGAGGTCAAGAAGCAGCATACAAGCCCCAATTTATATCAACAAATCAACTCGTACCTGGTGCATATATTCATGCAGCTTCTGATAATCTTCTAGCACTTTCCAATGGCGGTATTTCTGTCTTACCAAGTGTACAAATTGGACAGCCTCAGCCAACTGTTTTAGGAACGATAATTCAACAGCAACCAAATGCTATTCAATGCGGAGTTATATCATCAGAacaattagttttaagttCAACTCCTACTTTAGAAATGTTTACTGATTCTACTGGCAGTATGTTTGTCTCTAGCCAGCCAATGTATTACGGACTAGAGACAATCGTCAGTAATACAGTCATGTCATCAAGTCAATTTGTTGCGGGTGCAGTGCCACAAGTATTAGCCAGCAGTTATCAAACAACCACTCAAGTATTTCAAGCATCAAAATTAATGGAACCAATTGTCGATGTACAGACAATACCAAGTGTATCAACAGTTCAAGCAGTTCAAGGAATTTCCAGTGTTCCTGTACAAACTGTACCAGCACAAAATCAAAATGTACCGACAGTCCAATCAATCCAAAGTATACCAACTGTACCTAATATTCATGGTAGTTACGTTGTTATGAATCCACAAGCTACTGATAATTCAATACCAACAGCACTTAATAATCATACGTCTGTAAATATTACACCAGCACCATCAACTGATCAAAACTTTGATGGCTTATCAAGTTCTATTATCAGCACGGAACCTGTAACAGCTAAATTACGACTTCAGGAACCAGAAATTGTTAATTCGGTAGCACCTTATATAGACATGTCTTCAAGATCAATGTCAACAGCAGTATCAGTATCAGTATCAGCGCCAGTAGCAGCACCAGCACCACGGGCAATTCAAAATCATCAAAGTATACCGCGTATTGCCGTGCGTCCAAGTCCAGTATCACAACAAGCCGTCACGCAGCCCAATTACAGCCAgtggaaatttatttctgaacCAATCTATAACGTGGAACAGCACACTGTCAGTAGTAGCACGAGACCGTATCTTGACTCAAAACACGTGTCTGAAAATACTAGTATGATAAAGTCAAGTTTATCATCAAAAGTATCGCCACTATCAAATCACTGCGTCACGCAGCgtgatattattaaaaaattaaatagttgtgATGTTATTAATAACgttaatgatatttatgtTAATGGATTGTCAAGTAATTATGCTAGTTCAATAACTTCAACACAAACTGgacttaatatcaataatatcagtaataacaccagcaataattacaataaaataataacaagtgTGGCACCAACGAGACCGATGAATCGAGTCCTGCCGATGCAAGCTGTTGTACCTAAACCTGAAACGATAAAACCGGATATTAGTGACATCGAAGAACCAacgaaagaaattaaatttacaattgaatCTGAGCCTATTGAATCATTAGATAAATCGACCATTGATTTAACTGATactttagataaaaattttgcagATAAGTTTTTTAGTGACAAGCCGCTTATTGCTGATGACAATTTAATAGacgatgaaattttatttaatgacaaattgtatgatgataaaaaatgcgAAGAAATAATcgatagtaaaataattgaagaaaaattaattgaagataaaaatattattgaagatgttaaagtttttgaaggtaaaaatgaacaaaaaatcattattgatgataatgatgataatgatgatgatgatgacgatgacaCTGATGATGAGTATGATGAAAAAGAAGAGTCTGATAGtgaagaaaaagtaaaagttgATGATGATCatagagataaattaaaaaatgcctcattaaaaatagtattacaAAAACAATTACAAGATGGTTCTTATAAAATAACGCacaatattaaaacaaaaacaccaacatcaacaacaacagcagctcCAGTTCCTGCTCCAGCTCCAGCtcctgctgctgttgctgttgcaACTAAAAATCCACCTAAAATAACATCTGTTGAAATATTGCCGTCAAAACAAACTCCTCATATTGGGTCATTGCAATTATtgccaattaaaaaatttacactgaAGGCCAACAAAGTAGAAGAAATCCCacgtattattattgacagtaataaagaaaaagattcaattactaatttatcAAAACCAAAATTATCTGCAACTTCTGTTAAGACGTCaagatttttatcaaaatcaaaAGTTGATCCACTtactaataatattattaataataataataccatAAATAATCTGAGTActccgaaaaaaaatgaaccgaAATTAATGTACGAAATAAAGTCACAAGATGGTTTTACGCATACGGCGTCATCAATGTCTGAGGTCTGGGACTCAGTATTTCAGGCGGTACAAGCGGCGCGAAAGACGCACAATTTGCCACCACTTACACACAATCCGTTAACAGAAAATTTAGGCTTAGACAACAATGCGACGGTTTATTTGGTCGAACAGTTAGCTGGTGTTAACAGATGTACTAAATATAAACCTAGATATCATAACTTAAAACCACCGAAATCATTTGACAGTGACATTTTGTCTGGATCTGAGTATGGATCAGCACGAGCTGAACCATTTAAAGATCGTAAAGTTCATGATATGTTTAGTTGGCTGGCATCACGACATCGTAAACAACCGAAAATTTTAGCGGTCTCGGAAATGGACGTCAGACGAGCTGCTAGTACTAATTTACCGATGGCTATGAGATTTAGAATGCTCAAAGAAACTTCTAAAGAATCTGTTGGTGTTTACCATTCTCACATACATGGCAGAGGATTGTTttgtttgagagatatcgAAGCTGGGGAAATGGTTATCGAGTATGCTGGCGAG gTAATACGCGCATCATTGACTGACAAAcgtgaaaaatattatgacaGTAAACATATTGGTTGCTATATGTTTAAAATAGATGATCATTTAGTTGTCGACGCAACAATGAAAGGAAATGCCGCgagatttataaatcattcttgtgag CCCAACTGTTATTCAAAAGTCGTTGATATACTTGGTAAgaaacatatattaatatttgccTTGAGACGTATTACTCAAGGAGAAGAGTTAACATACGACTACAAATTTCCATTTGAGGAAATTAAGATACCTTGTACTTGTGGCTCACGAAAATGTCGTAAATAcctcaattaa